One Triticum dicoccoides isolate Atlit2015 ecotype Zavitan chromosome 4B, WEW_v2.0, whole genome shotgun sequence genomic window carries:
- the LOC119294674 gene encoding uncharacterized protein C6C3.02c-like produces MARRSGGGRSSRPAPRAAPVRNPPAPARQAPPPATTQSSGGGIMSGIGSTIAQGMAFGTGSAMAHRAVDAVMGPRTIQHETVVGEAAASMTPMDNAADDKCGNPSKAFQDCINHYGSDISKCQFYLDMLNECRRGGAGAGATL; encoded by the exons ATGGCTCGCCGCAGCGGAGGAG GAAGATCTTCCCGCCCTGCTCCACGTGCTGCTCCAGTGAGAAACCCACCAGCGCCAG CCCGTCAAGCTCCTCCACCTGCTACTACCCAGAGCAGCGGTGGTGGTATCATGAGCGGAATTGGGTCCACTATTGCTCAGG GCATGGCTTTTGGTACTGGCAGTGCTATGGCGCACAGGGCTGTTGATGCTGTGATGGGTCCCCGTACCATTCAGCATGAGACTGTTGTCGGTGAGGCTGCTGCATCTATGACTCCAATGGACAACGCTGCTGATGACAAGTGTGGCAACCCTTCCAAGGCCTTCCAAGAT TGCATCAACCACTACGGCAGCGACATCAGCAAGTGCCAGTTCTACCTCGACATGCTGAACGAGTGCCGCCGTGGAGGAGCAGGAGCTGGTGCAACTCTTTAA